One Lacticaseibacillus rhamnosus genomic window carries:
- a CDS encoding BglG family transcription antiterminator, translated as MTTDLAQSVIHLLQDQQGFLTSNELARELKVSSKTIQRVVSRINTAYGNNIITSEKGRGYKLDYERFLLSKLSGKSSADHSLPAERQKKMLKRLLLAAPSELKVAQLAEDFYVSESVIQSDISSLESWLQRYDLSVKRINRTLHIQGEEKDIRDALMEAILGLSKDTTMNFQAMTQGLAEHDTTFALKQVDVVSQVLKADLPYPYDVNLFSHIYVLINRIRKFVKLPIEDEDITRLKAKVHNYPDLYSVSEIVKHNLENYLGEPVAENEVYYLFQYLISARFTGSDFKTKAGTSAYTFAEALIDKVAKDIQLPDNTGAMVEELVPHVAPMLNRLENNIRLPNALLKEIQDEYPRVYQSVLLATASLAKAYHLPEISADEVGFLSLYIAKYMESSKRPKKALVICTTGLGSSELISAKIRKDLPDLEILDIISNLNLEKALARHPDVDILISTINLPKQKHIPQVLVSAMFTVQDKNKVEEALRRRQDD; from the coding sequence ATGACCACCGATCTTGCGCAGTCAGTGATCCATCTACTGCAAGACCAACAAGGTTTCTTGACTTCTAATGAGCTGGCCAGAGAACTTAAAGTTTCTTCTAAAACCATTCAGCGGGTTGTGAGTCGAATCAACACCGCTTATGGCAATAACATCATTACTTCCGAGAAGGGGCGGGGATATAAGCTAGATTACGAACGATTTCTTCTAAGTAAATTGAGCGGAAAGTCGTCAGCTGACCATTCGCTGCCAGCTGAACGACAGAAGAAAATGCTAAAGCGATTATTGCTCGCGGCACCATCGGAACTTAAAGTCGCACAGTTAGCAGAAGATTTCTATGTCAGTGAATCTGTGATTCAAAGTGATATCAGCTCTTTAGAGTCGTGGCTGCAAAGGTACGATTTAAGCGTTAAACGGATTAATCGAACCTTGCATATTCAAGGAGAGGAGAAGGACATTCGCGATGCTTTGATGGAGGCGATTCTGGGTTTGAGTAAGGATACAACGATGAATTTTCAAGCGATGACGCAGGGCTTAGCGGAACACGATACAACTTTTGCGCTAAAACAAGTTGATGTTGTCTCGCAAGTTTTAAAGGCCGACCTACCTTATCCATACGATGTCAATCTGTTTTCGCATATTTACGTGTTGATCAATAGAATTCGGAAATTTGTCAAGCTGCCAATTGAAGACGAGGACATTACCCGTCTAAAGGCAAAAGTGCACAACTATCCGGATTTGTACAGTGTCAGCGAAATTGTGAAGCACAACTTGGAGAATTATCTGGGTGAGCCAGTTGCGGAGAATGAAGTTTATTACCTCTTTCAATATCTGATTTCTGCCAGATTTACGGGAAGTGATTTCAAGACAAAGGCCGGCACCTCGGCTTATACGTTTGCGGAGGCGCTCATCGATAAAGTCGCTAAGGATATTCAGTTGCCTGACAATACTGGGGCTATGGTTGAAGAACTTGTTCCGCACGTGGCGCCCATGCTTAATCGGTTGGAAAACAATATCCGACTGCCGAATGCGCTACTCAAAGAAATTCAGGATGAATATCCTCGTGTCTATCAATCAGTGCTGTTGGCGACAGCATCACTCGCCAAAGCATACCATTTGCCAGAGATTTCAGCTGACGAAGTTGGTTTTCTCTCTCTTTATATCGCCAAGTATATGGAAAGTTCCAAGCGTCCTAAAAAAGCGCTCGTGATTTGCACAACAGGGTTAGGTTCGTCCGAGCTGATCAGCGCCAAGATTCGCAAAGATTTACCGGATCTGGAGATTTTGGATATTATTTCAAATTTGAACTTGGAAAAGGCTTTAGCCAGACATCCTGATGTTGACATTCTCATTAGCACGATTAATTTGCCAAAGCAAAAGCACATTCCACAAGTATTAGTGAGCGCGATGTTCACAGTTCAGGATAAAAACAAGGTTGAAGAGGCGTTGAGGAGGCGGCAAGATGACTAG
- a CDS encoding carbohydrate deacetylase, producing MRLLIINADDFGYGSGITLGILDAHKKGVLTSTTIMAGMPGFERAVRLAIQTPSLGIGVHLTLTCGKPLLQDVPSLTTSNGEFKRLSFYEDHFEINQNELYREWKAQIDRVIASGITPDHLDSHHHVHTLNGVTEVFEQLATDYELPVRGNYNVSPGIVTIKRFNDALDQIGVCKPIWQPMPLHNLIEDVKTFGSVEAMCHPGYVDADLTEHSSFTTGRTYTLRELIKPELKARLAAEGVKLGTYRDLVTQDQPLEEEPV from the coding sequence ATGCGTCTGTTAATTATTAATGCTGACGATTTTGGGTACGGCAGCGGGATTACTTTAGGTATCCTTGATGCCCATAAAAAAGGCGTTCTAACATCGACCACAATAATGGCTGGAATGCCTGGTTTTGAAAGGGCTGTTAGACTGGCAATTCAAACGCCATCCCTGGGTATTGGCGTTCACCTCACCCTAACCTGTGGCAAACCACTTTTACAAGATGTGCCCTCTCTAACCACCAGCAACGGTGAATTCAAACGACTAAGCTTCTATGAAGACCATTTTGAAATTAACCAAAATGAGCTTTATCGAGAGTGGAAAGCCCAAATTGATCGTGTGATCGCCAGCGGTATTACGCCTGATCATTTGGATAGCCATCATCACGTCCATACTCTAAATGGTGTAACGGAAGTATTCGAACAACTTGCCACTGATTACGAATTACCCGTTCGCGGAAATTATAACGTATCGCCGGGAATTGTAACGATCAAACGATTTAATGATGCTCTCGATCAAATTGGGGTTTGCAAACCGATTTGGCAGCCGATGCCGCTTCACAACTTAATCGAAGACGTCAAAACCTTTGGCAGTGTGGAAGCCATGTGTCACCCAGGATATGTTGATGCAGATCTGACCGAACATTCTAGTTTTACGACCGGCCGCACTTATACCCTTCGCGAGCTTATCAAGCCCGAACTTAAAGCAAGGTTGGCTGCTGAGGGTGTCAAGCTTGGTACCTATCGCGATTTAGTCACCCAGGATCAACCTCTGGAGGAGGAACCGGTATGA
- a CDS encoding D-lyxose/D-mannose family sugar isomerase, which yields MKRSRINQILKESERFLRQRQVVLPPFGQWQPADWGDLDTSYAEIKDNMLGWDVTDFGTGDFDKYGLVAFTFRNGNYAEPEKYPKPYCEKVLLLNEGQELPYHFHRLKEEDTINRGGGNLQITVWHSTEDEGLDRTTPVELVKDGHKLVLDPGTVVTLHPGESLTTTTGIYHKWEVEPGTGEVLVWEVSSTNDDNIDNRFLRDTPRVPEIEEDEEPYRLLFGDYRKL from the coding sequence ATGAAGCGATCAAGGATCAATCAGATTTTAAAGGAAAGCGAAAGATTCCTCAGGCAGCGTCAAGTTGTTCTTCCCCCTTTTGGTCAGTGGCAACCAGCTGACTGGGGAGATCTGGATACTTCTTATGCAGAAATCAAGGATAATATGCTTGGGTGGGATGTCACGGATTTCGGAACCGGTGATTTCGACAAATACGGCTTGGTTGCTTTTACATTTAGAAATGGCAACTATGCGGAACCAGAAAAGTATCCGAAGCCTTATTGCGAAAAAGTCTTGTTGTTGAATGAAGGTCAGGAGTTACCTTATCATTTTCATCGACTGAAAGAGGAAGATACAATCAACCGCGGCGGCGGCAATTTGCAAATCACGGTGTGGCATTCAACTGAGGATGAAGGATTGGATCGCACAACGCCGGTAGAATTGGTTAAAGATGGTCACAAGCTTGTCTTGGATCCTGGTACAGTGGTGACGCTCCATCCAGGAGAAAGCCTGACAACAACAACAGGTATTTACCATAAGTGGGAAGTAGAGCCCGGCACAGGTGAAGTCTTGGTTTGGGAAGTCTCCTCTACGAATGATGACAACATCGACAATCGATTTTTACGTGATACTCCGCGAGTTCCTGAAATTGAAGAAGATGAAGAGCCGTATCGGTTGTTGTTCGGAGATTATCGAAAATTGTAG
- a CDS encoding PTS fructose transporter subunit IIB yields the protein MKIVGISACAAGIAHTYIAKEKILQAAKDAGDTAYVETQGTIGTEDALTSEQISQADIVLLAIDVKIAGRERFAGKKVVEVPTDVAIKSPKKLIAKLHELSGQPS from the coding sequence ATGAAGATTGTCGGTATTTCTGCATGTGCAGCTGGCATCGCCCACACTTACATTGCAAAGGAAAAAATTCTGCAGGCGGCTAAGGATGCCGGGGACACGGCCTATGTAGAAACGCAAGGAACGATTGGCACTGAAGATGCCTTAACCTCGGAACAAATTAGTCAGGCAGATATTGTCTTGCTGGCCATTGATGTCAAGATAGCCGGGCGTGAACGATTTGCGGGTAAAAAAGTCGTTGAAGTGCCAACTGATGTTGCAATTAAAAGTCCCAAAAAGCTTATCGCTAAACTTCACGAGCTTTCTGGGCAGCCCAGTTAA
- a CDS encoding PTS fructose transporter subunit IIC has protein sequence MKKIQIKQPALTAISYLIPVVVAGGFLLAIGNIMGGKNLEAVKGIANVWDAFSTMGGLILGMLPVVVSTGVAFAIADKPGIAPGFLVGLISRIIGAGFLGGLIGGHIAGWSALLIIAYVKVPKWAAGLMPTLIIPFLASVIAGFFMFYILGGPIAAGTVWLTGYMKTLDTSQKFLYGLIIGILASIDYGGAINKTVFAFVLALQAEGINEPITVLILASMVTPMGYTLAYFLGKAVHKNIYTPLEVETLKTAFPMGLVEITEGSLPIVLNDLWRSVVATGAGGAIGGGFSMLWGADSKIPASGLFAVPTMSRPWAFIIALIIGSVVTAVVYLVLKKPVSAEDLATEKEEEDLNLKDLKISD, from the coding sequence ATGAAAAAGATTCAAATTAAGCAACCGGCATTGACCGCAATTTCGTATTTGATTCCGGTTGTTGTTGCAGGTGGGTTCTTGCTGGCAATTGGCAATATTATGGGTGGTAAGAATTTAGAAGCAGTCAAAGGCATCGCGAATGTCTGGGATGCCTTTTCAACAATGGGCGGCTTGATCTTGGGGATGTTGCCAGTTGTTGTTTCTACAGGGGTTGCCTTTGCAATTGCTGACAAGCCGGGGATTGCACCGGGATTTCTGGTTGGGCTTATATCGCGCATTATTGGTGCAGGGTTTCTGGGTGGCTTGATTGGTGGTCACATTGCCGGTTGGTCAGCATTGCTCATCATTGCCTACGTGAAAGTACCGAAGTGGGCAGCAGGTTTAATGCCGACGCTGATCATTCCTTTTTTAGCGTCAGTGATTGCCGGATTCTTCATGTTCTATATTTTGGGTGGGCCAATCGCTGCAGGGACAGTTTGGCTCACTGGGTACATGAAGACATTGGATACAAGTCAAAAGTTTCTGTATGGCTTAATTATTGGTATCTTGGCGTCAATTGATTATGGCGGGGCAATTAATAAAACAGTCTTTGCATTTGTTCTTGCCTTGCAGGCTGAAGGGATTAATGAACCGATTACGGTTTTAATTCTTGCGTCAATGGTAACGCCAATGGGTTATACGTTGGCCTACTTCTTGGGTAAAGCGGTTCACAAGAATATCTACACACCATTGGAAGTTGAGACACTCAAGACAGCTTTTCCGATGGGGCTGGTAGAGATTACCGAAGGCAGTTTGCCGATCGTGTTGAACGATCTTTGGCGAAGCGTTGTCGCAACTGGTGCCGGTGGTGCGATTGGCGGCGGTTTCTCGATGTTATGGGGAGCAGATTCAAAGATTCCTGCTAGTGGTTTGTTTGCAGTTCCGACAATGTCGCGACCGTGGGCATTTATTATCGCACTCATCATTGGCAGTGTTGTGACCGCAGTTGTCTATCTGGTGCTAAAGAAGCCAGTTTCAGCTGAAGACTTGGCAACGGAGAAGGAAGAAGAAGACCTCAATCTCAAGGATTTGAAGATTTCCGATTAA
- a CDS encoding PTS sugar transporter subunit IIA, translated as MEQLEEVLDPRLIRLNLQASSKRDAITQLSETLEAADYINDVPAFVKDIYLREEEGITGIGDGIAIPHGKSDYVTKVGVAIGILNKPIAWETLDGEGVNIVILFAVSNDTESARNQLKLLSLFAAQLGHDDVVKRLKHAATPDAVIAAFTQKEGSEQ; from the coding sequence ATGGAACAGCTTGAGGAAGTTCTTGATCCAAGGTTGATCAGACTCAATTTGCAGGCAAGCTCTAAGCGTGATGCGATTACGCAATTATCAGAGACGCTCGAGGCTGCAGATTATATTAACGATGTCCCCGCCTTCGTCAAAGATATTTATTTGCGGGAAGAAGAGGGCATCACCGGAATTGGCGACGGGATTGCGATTCCCCATGGCAAGAGTGATTACGTCACCAAGGTGGGTGTGGCGATTGGCATTTTAAATAAACCAATTGCATGGGAAACATTGGATGGCGAAGGGGTGAATATTGTTATCCTCTTTGCGGTAAGCAATGATACTGAATCTGCGCGCAATCAATTGAAGTTATTATCGTTGTTTGCGGCACAACTGGGACATGATGACGTCGTTAAGAGGCTAAAGCACGCTGCTACGCCTGATGCAGTCATTGCAGCGTTCACTCAGAAAGAAGGTTCGGAACAATGA
- a CDS encoding PTS transporter subunit EIIC produces the protein MKDKLQKITQTFARSIIQPVMFMAVTGLLISVAAVMKLEQLPEGIKNVGTGLFTILTSAAINQLSVIFCVGIAAAIAKKKKTDAAILGITVFLIFIYANNFWLSQTGQLAKAGKQGLFGTGQNIVLGVQVTDMGVFLGIILGCLVGFFVNKLGDVKFHKYLSPYEGTKFAYVVLIFLTIIFAIAVSYIWPPINGAVNAIVGGLSGMGAFGFFLYGFLNRMLLPVGMHHLLWMPLYYTPLGGTAQVAGKTYNGAMNIWLAEIGNMSSVTSIHSSVGYLVNFGYIALPIGIAFALIHTAKPENRVKLRAILIPAVFASAFAGITEPIEFLFLFISPILWLAHGIIYGFGLFISNVLGLNVMVENIINTIMYSIAVPFGLGRQWLLIPIGLGLALLEYFVFKALIIKLNIPTLGRNGENELIPDELTKKTAKGAVQEKRSPAAPKPASDLAVIVKGLGGINNIENVNNCFTRLRIDVKDADKVDIATLKTYPSSGVVDKHKHIQIIIGLGVQDVREKLDDYLKENGWNLEPSDAAVQD, from the coding sequence ATGAAGGACAAATTGCAAAAAATCACTCAAACATTTGCCCGTTCTATCATTCAACCTGTCATGTTTATGGCCGTCACCGGACTCTTGATTTCAGTTGCCGCTGTTATGAAGCTTGAACAATTACCTGAAGGTATCAAAAATGTGGGGACGGGTTTATTTACAATTCTAACCAGCGCGGCCATCAATCAATTATCAGTCATCTTCTGCGTTGGTATTGCAGCAGCAATTGCAAAAAAGAAGAAGACGGATGCCGCTATATTAGGAATCACTGTCTTTTTGATCTTCATCTATGCTAATAACTTTTGGTTGTCCCAAACTGGTCAACTTGCCAAAGCGGGTAAACAAGGACTATTCGGCACTGGGCAAAACATTGTCCTCGGTGTTCAAGTTACCGACATGGGGGTTTTTCTGGGTATCATCTTGGGCTGCCTAGTCGGCTTCTTTGTCAATAAATTAGGGGATGTCAAATTTCACAAATATCTATCACCCTATGAAGGAACCAAATTTGCATATGTAGTACTGATCTTTTTGACCATCATCTTCGCCATCGCAGTTTCATATATTTGGCCACCAATTAATGGCGCGGTCAACGCCATTGTCGGAGGTCTATCTGGTATGGGCGCGTTTGGCTTCTTCCTTTATGGTTTCCTAAACAGAATGCTACTGCCAGTCGGCATGCATCACCTCCTGTGGATGCCACTTTATTACACTCCACTTGGTGGAACGGCACAGGTTGCAGGAAAAACGTACAATGGGGCAATGAATATCTGGCTCGCTGAGATCGGTAATATGTCGTCCGTCACCTCAATTCATTCCTCTGTTGGCTATCTAGTCAATTTCGGTTATATTGCCCTACCAATTGGTATTGCATTCGCATTGATTCACACAGCTAAACCGGAAAACCGCGTTAAGCTACGAGCAATCCTGATTCCAGCGGTCTTTGCCTCTGCATTCGCCGGTATTACGGAACCCATTGAGTTTCTCTTCCTTTTCATTTCACCAATTCTGTGGTTAGCGCATGGGATCATCTATGGTTTCGGACTATTTATTTCCAACGTATTGGGCTTAAATGTGATGGTTGAAAACATCATCAATACCATCATGTATAGTATTGCGGTTCCATTCGGCTTAGGAAGGCAGTGGCTTCTTATACCGATTGGACTCGGACTAGCGCTTCTTGAATACTTTGTGTTTAAGGCACTGATTATTAAGCTTAATATCCCCACTCTTGGACGAAATGGCGAAAACGAATTAATTCCAGATGAATTAACAAAAAAAACTGCCAAAGGAGCTGTCCAAGAAAAGAGATCACCAGCAGCACCTAAGCCCGCTTCTGATCTCGCAGTAATCGTAAAAGGCCTTGGAGGTATCAACAACATTGAAAATGTAAATAATTGTTTCACTCGATTGCGAATTGACGTTAAAGACGCCGATAAAGTTGATATTGCAACCTTGAAGACCTATCCGTCCTCAGGTGTCGTAGACAAGCATAAGCACATCCAGATCATAATCGGCCTAGGTGTCCAGGATGTCCGCGAAAAATTAGATGATTATCTTAAAGAAAATGGATGGAACCTTGAACCTAGTGATGCTGCTGTTCAGGATTAA
- the xylB gene encoding xylulokinase, with translation MANDVVLGIDLGTSAVKILALCKDGRLYTHSEPLQLIHPQNGYNEQDPEDWVLQTYKAIRIIVQENSISPEAIRAVSFSGQMHGLVALGAEHQALRNAILWNDTRAAEEVNEIHSDLGEAYIKVTGNRAVEGYVLPKFLWLQRHEPDVWNQIRAIILPKDFLRLRMTGKLGTDYSDATGTGYFDIQKGTWSQEILTHFGIPLEWMPPVISSGTIVGALGVEAAMATGLSTDTMVTMGGADNAMGAIGAGVLHPDQMMSSIGTSGVILHPEDHLPQNYGGQLQLERHAIQSRYYSMGVTLAAGNSLSWFRDTFAKDKTFEDLIDVARRSTIGANGVRFAPYLSGERTPYFDPHIRGAFTDISNANTFDDFARAVLEGIVFSLNDVINLYSKFGILPKEVIAIGGGAKNAFWAQMQADIFKVPIKIPKVDEGPGFGAAMIASVAAGWFRNVEEAIKTLVFYPYVYVPVENQSSRYEIVYESYHQLYARLK, from the coding sequence ATGGCAAACGATGTGGTTTTGGGAATAGATTTGGGCACAAGTGCCGTTAAAATTTTGGCGCTTTGTAAGGATGGGCGCCTTTATACCCATTCGGAGCCGCTCCAATTGATTCATCCGCAAAATGGCTATAACGAACAGGACCCAGAAGACTGGGTCTTGCAGACTTATAAAGCAATTCGGATTATTGTGCAGGAAAATTCAATTTCGCCTGAAGCTATTCGTGCTGTCAGTTTTTCAGGCCAAATGCACGGCTTAGTTGCGTTAGGGGCGGAGCATCAGGCTTTAAGAAATGCCATTTTATGGAATGATACCCGAGCGGCTGAAGAAGTTAATGAAATTCATAGTGATCTGGGAGAAGCATATATTAAAGTCACCGGCAATCGAGCCGTTGAAGGGTATGTTTTACCAAAGTTTTTATGGCTGCAGCGACATGAACCTGATGTTTGGAATCAGATACGGGCAATTATTTTACCCAAGGACTTTCTGCGATTAAGAATGACCGGGAAACTAGGAACTGATTATTCAGATGCAACTGGAACGGGCTATTTTGATATTCAGAAAGGCACTTGGAGTCAGGAAATTTTGACACATTTTGGGATTCCGCTTGAGTGGATGCCACCGGTGATATCGTCCGGGACGATTGTTGGCGCCTTAGGTGTAGAAGCTGCAATGGCTACCGGATTATCAACGGATACGATGGTCACAATGGGCGGTGCAGACAATGCCATGGGCGCTATCGGAGCTGGTGTTCTTCATCCTGATCAGATGATGTCTAGTATTGGGACTTCAGGCGTCATTTTACATCCTGAAGACCATCTGCCACAGAACTATGGTGGTCAACTCCAGCTGGAACGACATGCTATTCAGTCACGTTATTATTCGATGGGCGTGACCTTGGCTGCCGGCAATTCGCTGAGTTGGTTTAGAGATACGTTCGCTAAAGACAAGACTTTTGAAGACTTGATTGACGTGGCACGTCGCTCAACAATTGGTGCTAATGGTGTTCGCTTTGCGCCGTATCTTTCAGGAGAGAGAACGCCTTACTTTGATCCGCACATTCGTGGTGCCTTTACAGATATTTCAAATGCAAATACATTTGACGATTTTGCGCGAGCGGTGCTGGAAGGCATTGTGTTTTCACTTAATGATGTCATTAACTTGTATAGCAAGTTTGGTATTTTACCGAAGGAAGTGATCGCTATCGGTGGTGGTGCAAAAAATGCCTTTTGGGCACAAATGCAAGCAGATATTTTTAAAGTACCAATTAAAATTCCCAAGGTTGATGAAGGGCCTGGATTTGGCGCTGCCATGATAGCATCGGTTGCGGCTGGTTGGTTTAGAAATGTCGAGGAAGCGATTAAGACTTTGGTGTTTTACCCATATGTCTATGTACCTGTTGAGAATCAATCATCTAGATATGAAATTGTTTATGAATCATATCATCAATTATATGCCCGACTAAAATAA
- a CDS encoding ketose-bisphosphate aldolase, which translates to MLVSGDRLLQVAKEHHFAIPAFNAGSGQLFTATLEKAEELQAPFIMAIHPTELEFLRDSFVAQVIDAANHTDLPIALHLDHGASYEQVIHAIHLGFTSVMIDASLTDYEQNVALTKKVVEAAHATGVSVEAELGTIADTGNDVEGHLTDNVKYTDPETAKEFVAATGIDSLAIAIGTAHGLYPKDVKPKLKPEIAKAVAEAVDIPLVLHGASDNPDDKIAQAIEYGINKINISSDIKIAFAKDLRTVLNENDPDEIREPKVLFPSPMIATQKVVAQKIKLFGDVDRTKLYYQHEPVNEIPYDIKNLQVEHFSA; encoded by the coding sequence ATGTTAGTATCTGGAGATCGTCTTTTACAAGTAGCTAAGGAACATCACTTTGCCATCCCGGCCTTCAATGCGGGGTCAGGACAACTTTTCACGGCAACATTAGAGAAGGCAGAAGAACTGCAGGCACCCTTTATTATGGCTATTCATCCTACTGAACTCGAGTTTTTGCGGGATAGTTTTGTGGCGCAGGTGATTGATGCGGCTAACCATACTGATCTGCCGATTGCATTGCATTTGGACCATGGCGCTTCATATGAACAAGTGATTCATGCCATCCATCTGGGCTTCACAAGCGTCATGATTGATGCTTCACTAACCGATTATGAGCAAAATGTTGCGCTAACTAAAAAAGTGGTTGAAGCCGCCCATGCGACAGGCGTTTCGGTTGAAGCTGAATTAGGAACGATTGCAGATACGGGAAATGATGTTGAAGGTCATTTAACGGATAACGTCAAATACACCGACCCAGAAACTGCAAAAGAATTCGTCGCGGCAACTGGTATTGATTCATTGGCAATTGCGATTGGGACGGCCCATGGTTTATACCCCAAAGATGTTAAACCTAAACTCAAACCAGAAATTGCAAAAGCAGTTGCGGAAGCGGTAGACATTCCGCTGGTATTACATGGTGCATCCGATAATCCGGATGACAAGATTGCCCAGGCAATTGAGTATGGGATTAATAAGATCAATATTTCAAGCGACATTAAGATTGCGTTTGCCAAGGATTTGCGGACCGTCCTTAATGAAAATGACCCTGACGAGATTCGTGAGCCAAAAGTGCTTTTCCCTTCACCGATGATCGCCACCCAGAAGGTTGTTGCCCAGAAGATCAAGTTGTTTGGGGATGTAGACCGGACAAAACTCTACTATCAGCACGAACCGGTTAACGAAATTCCCTATGATATCAAGAATCTCCAAGTTGAACATTTCAGCGCTTAA
- a CDS encoding aldose 1-epimerase family protein produces MESSLFVGNPLQTSGAQTIQFLEGKAAGLKMIRMYNEAGLSMLVAPDRGMDIPELKVHGTNISFVSVTGFVNSTYFVEQGATGFMRNFNVGFLTTGGLSYMGAPKDPARGLHGTIGNTPAENFYHQDNGQAIVAQGDVREAEMFGVNLLLKRRITLPKAQTSIYLHDIVVNEGSRPAPLMMLYHMNFGYPFFGPETQLVLDPLVTTDRDGLPATDWKTFSLPKAKTEERVYFHSFKPDFDDMVQYKLLSPETGLQATISVQSSLLSVLNEWKLMQTKNYVLGLEPATNNVNGIEAAERAGTLKKLAPDEQATFDLRVDFSRMEV; encoded by the coding sequence ATGGAAAGTAGTCTGTTTGTAGGTAATCCGCTCCAAACATCAGGTGCACAGACAATCCAATTTTTAGAAGGTAAAGCAGCTGGTTTGAAAATGATTCGAATGTACAACGAAGCGGGTCTCAGCATGCTCGTTGCGCCGGATCGCGGCATGGATATACCAGAGCTGAAAGTTCATGGGACCAATATCTCCTTCGTCTCGGTGACTGGTTTCGTCAACAGCACGTATTTTGTGGAGCAGGGCGCAACTGGATTCATGCGGAACTTCAATGTCGGCTTTTTGACGACTGGTGGTCTCAGTTATATGGGCGCCCCCAAGGATCCAGCCCGAGGGCTACATGGAACGATTGGCAATACGCCGGCTGAAAACTTCTATCATCAGGATAACGGTCAGGCCATTGTGGCTCAGGGGGATGTAAGAGAAGCGGAGATGTTCGGGGTTAATCTCTTATTGAAGCGTCGCATCACGCTACCAAAAGCCCAAACGAGTATTTATCTGCATGACATCGTCGTCAATGAAGGCAGTCGTCCAGCACCTTTAATGATGTTATATCACATGAACTTCGGGTATCCATTCTTTGGTCCTGAAACCCAGCTGGTGCTCGATCCGCTTGTAACAACAGATCGAGACGGACTGCCGGCAACCGACTGGAAGACATTCTCATTGCCCAAAGCAAAAACTGAAGAGCGCGTTTATTTCCACAGCTTTAAACCTGATTTCGACGATATGGTGCAGTATAAGCTGTTAAGTCCCGAGACGGGGTTGCAGGCAACTATTTCTGTTCAATCATCGTTGTTGTCGGTATTAAATGAATGGAAACTTATGCAGACAAAGAATTATGTTCTGGGTTTAGAGCCGGCAACTAACAATGTTAATGGCATTGAAGCTGCCGAGCGTGCTGGAACATTGAAGAAACTTGCTCCGGATGAGCAAGCAACATTTGATTTGCGGGTTGATTTTTCAAGGATGGAGGTCTGA
- a CDS encoding PTS sugar transporter subunit IIA — translation MTSFKAIQLIPILDLPAEVSPTKLACLDAISTTLADVSGKDKGQIKTAFLEREAVGNTALESGVVIPHAVLVGRQAPFLGILCCPDGISDWQDLDSHAVRLVLAILLGRDGLTSQEGDAIKVLFEALASPQFLDTLAQASEPQAVMTTIKNKLEDN, via the coding sequence ATGACTAGCTTCAAAGCGATTCAATTAATTCCAATTTTAGACTTGCCAGCCGAGGTATCGCCGACTAAATTGGCTTGTCTCGATGCGATATCGACCACGTTAGCTGACGTATCGGGGAAGGACAAGGGTCAAATCAAGACTGCATTTTTGGAACGAGAGGCTGTTGGTAATACGGCGCTAGAATCGGGTGTTGTTATTCCCCATGCAGTCTTGGTAGGACGTCAGGCGCCCTTTCTTGGCATCCTGTGCTGTCCCGACGGCATTAGTGATTGGCAAGATTTGGATAGTCATGCCGTGAGGCTGGTTTTAGCCATTCTGTTAGGACGAGACGGCCTGACGTCACAAGAAGGCGATGCTATTAAGGTATTATTTGAAGCACTGGCATCACCTCAATTTTTGGACACACTTGCACAAGCGTCTGAACCGCAAGCGGTTATGACAACAATCAAAAACAAATTGGAGGACAACTAA